In a single window of the Olivibacter sp. SDN3 genome:
- a CDS encoding endonuclease/exonuclease/phosphatase family protein, producing MIYLFKPKFALLFLGFCLCSSLLLAQRLNVASYNIRNDNNTEDAAQGDGWKQRFPIITDMVRFHEFDIFGTQEGLHHQLEDLKGNLPNYAYTGSGRDDGKQAGEYSAIFYNTEKFELLDAGDFWLSSQTDRPNKGWDAVLPRICSWAKLQLKENGKTLYFFNVHFDHVGTEARRESAKLILQKVKELAGNHTAILTGDFNVDQHSDSYEVLQQSDIMQDAYERAAFKYASNGTFNNFNPNSKTDSRIDHIFVTTDFDVTKYGILTDTYRSNLTDPEEAYQSGNFPKEVSLKDFRARVPSDHFPVMITVQMP from the coding sequence ATGATCTATTTATTCAAACCAAAATTCGCCTTATTATTTCTTGGATTCTGCCTATGTTCTTCGTTATTATTGGCGCAACGGCTCAACGTCGCTAGCTATAATATCCGCAATGATAATAACACCGAAGACGCCGCCCAAGGTGATGGCTGGAAACAACGTTTTCCCATCATTACGGATATGGTTCGTTTCCATGAATTCGACATCTTTGGTACCCAGGAAGGACTTCACCATCAGCTGGAAGACCTCAAAGGCAACCTGCCTAACTATGCGTATACAGGCAGCGGTCGGGATGATGGCAAGCAGGCCGGTGAATATTCAGCAATATTCTACAACACCGAAAAATTTGAGTTGCTCGACGCAGGCGACTTTTGGTTGTCCAGCCAAACTGACCGACCAAATAAAGGCTGGGATGCTGTATTACCACGCATTTGTAGCTGGGCAAAATTACAGTTAAAAGAAAACGGAAAAACGCTATATTTTTTTAATGTACACTTTGACCATGTTGGCACGGAGGCCAGGCGAGAGAGTGCCAAACTTATCCTACAAAAAGTAAAAGAACTAGCGGGTAATCATACCGCTATACTTACGGGCGACTTCAACGTAGATCAGCACAGTGACAGCTACGAAGTATTGCAGCAGTCTGACATCATGCAAGATGCCTACGAAAGAGCTGCTTTCAAGTATGCAAGCAACGGAACGTTCAATAATTTTAATCCAAACAGTAAAACCGATAGCCGCATCGACCATATCTTTGTCACCACCGATTTTGACGTAACGAAATACGGTATATTAACTGATACCTACCGTTCAAACTTAACAGATCCGGAAGAAGCTTATCAATCAGGTAATTTCCCAAAAGAGGTAAGTCTGAAGGATTTTCGTGCTCGTGTTCCATCCGATCATTTTCCAGTAATGATTACCGTTCAAATGCCTTAA
- a CDS encoding TonB-dependent receptor — MQINKILLVGILCAYTFFSFAQGSGLSSIQGRITNKQQEAVEAASIRLLNTGFGTVTSARGFYEITGIPPGNYRLQIRALGYISVVKDFSIKPDEKNVFDVLLEDELNQMDEVSVIGRTANQTANRQAYNITSIDARQLHNTTLDLSHALDRVSGVRVRETGGVGSSFNFSLNGFMGRQVKFFIDGVPMDNFGSSFQINNIPVNLAERVEVYKGVVPISLGADALGGAINIVTNQTHRNYLDVSYSYGSFNTHRSTINAGYTSKSGFTFQLNAFQNYSDNNYKVFVPIVENLLTGYTYNGWARRFHDSYRNETIIANMGLVDKKFADRLLIGITLGQNWADIQTGNRMYDVYGERRRRGSIIMPSVKYSKKDLFVKGLELRLNGNFNFGEEQTIDTAFKQYNWLGDWIYKGADPSQWMAGGERSRTLYKFKNNIGLANAALSYALNERHSLVLNNQFSTFNRKGENELVPEDENARQPRKTQKSITGLAYRWDASSRWNTTVFVKHYYQHNTSFQVIDQIYYQQKNTFDDLGYGLASTYFLLPDLQLKLSYEKSFRLPENEELFGDIVNVDANFNLRPESSHNINFGANYAFTINHNHRLYAEANLINRIAKDFIRPVLSTGTGVAQLRNANLRDVSNLGFDSELRYIYKDKLTAGINVTYQNLRNNTMYEGDANNVSPVYRDRIPNMPFLYGNAYASYTLYNVGKNGNTLSLGYNLLYVHAYYLRWPSQGETNKADIPKQLAHDANAVYSFGAGKYHVALECRNLTDELLYDNFSLQKPSRSFNLKLRYFLNNQ, encoded by the coding sequence ATGCAAATTAACAAAATTTTGCTTGTAGGCATATTGTGCGCCTATACATTTTTTTCTTTCGCGCAAGGCAGCGGTTTATCATCCATCCAGGGGCGTATTACCAATAAACAGCAAGAGGCTGTAGAGGCTGCTTCTATTCGCTTGCTGAATACAGGTTTTGGCACGGTAACTTCGGCTAGAGGGTTTTATGAGATAACAGGTATTCCGCCCGGAAACTATCGCCTACAGATACGTGCGTTAGGTTATATATCAGTTGTAAAAGACTTTTCAATCAAGCCAGATGAAAAAAATGTGTTTGATGTACTGTTGGAAGATGAATTGAACCAGATGGATGAGGTGTCGGTGATTGGCAGAACGGCCAATCAGACCGCGAATAGGCAAGCGTACAATATTACCTCAATAGACGCACGGCAGCTACATAACACAACCTTGGATTTATCACATGCATTGGATCGAGTGTCTGGCGTGCGTGTGCGCGAAACAGGAGGAGTAGGGTCTAGTTTTAATTTTTCCCTGAATGGATTTATGGGAAGACAGGTGAAGTTTTTTATCGACGGTGTGCCGATGGACAATTTTGGCTCCTCTTTCCAGATAAATAATATTCCTGTCAACCTTGCAGAAAGAGTAGAAGTATATAAAGGCGTGGTTCCTATTTCACTTGGTGCCGACGCTTTGGGAGGAGCAATTAATATTGTTACAAATCAAACACATCGCAACTATCTCGACGTTTCTTACTCTTATGGATCATTCAACACTCATCGATCAACGATTAACGCAGGTTACACATCAAAGTCGGGTTTTACCTTTCAATTAAACGCGTTTCAGAACTATTCTGATAATAATTATAAAGTTTTTGTACCTATCGTTGAAAACCTCTTAACTGGTTACACGTACAATGGTTGGGCACGACGCTTTCATGATTCCTACCGTAATGAAACTATTATCGCCAATATGGGACTGGTCGATAAAAAATTTGCCGACCGCTTACTGATCGGTATTACGCTTGGTCAAAATTGGGCTGATATACAAACGGGTAACAGGATGTATGATGTGTATGGTGAACGAAGAAGAAGGGGAAGTATCATCATGCCCTCTGTGAAGTATAGCAAAAAAGACCTTTTTGTAAAAGGGCTGGAGTTAAGACTGAATGGTAACTTTAATTTTGGGGAGGAACAAACCATAGATACTGCCTTTAAACAATATAATTGGTTGGGAGATTGGATATACAAAGGGGCTGACCCAAGCCAATGGATGGCTGGAGGAGAGCGGTCCCGAACTTTATATAAATTCAAGAATAATATTGGCTTAGCTAACGCTGCGTTGAGTTATGCATTGAATGAGAGGCATTCGCTCGTGTTGAATAACCAGTTTAGTACTTTTAATCGTAAAGGAGAAAATGAACTGGTACCGGAAGATGAAAACGCACGACAACCAAGGAAAACACAGAAAAGTATAACCGGGCTAGCTTATCGGTGGGATGCCAGTTCAAGGTGGAACACGACGGTATTTGTTAAACATTACTATCAACATAATACCTCATTTCAGGTAATCGATCAAATATACTACCAGCAGAAGAATACTTTTGATGATTTGGGCTATGGTTTGGCAAGTACGTATTTTTTATTACCCGATCTACAACTGAAACTTTCTTATGAAAAAAGCTTTCGTTTACCGGAAAATGAGGAGCTATTTGGCGATATAGTGAATGTGGATGCAAATTTTAACTTGAGGCCGGAATCGAGTCATAATATTAATTTTGGAGCCAATTATGCTTTTACTATTAATCACAACCATCGCTTATATGCGGAAGCAAATTTGATAAACCGTATCGCAAAGGATTTTATCAGACCTGTTCTTTCCACAGGAACCGGGGTGGCTCAATTGCGAAATGCCAACCTACGGGATGTCTCCAATTTAGGGTTTGATAGTGAATTAAGGTATATATACAAAGATAAGCTCACGGCTGGGATAAATGTTACTTATCAAAATCTTCGTAACAATACAATGTATGAGGGAGACGCTAATAATGTAAGCCCTGTATACCGTGATAGAATTCCTAATATGCCTTTTCTATACGGCAATGCCTATGCTTCTTATACGCTATACAACGTAGGAAAAAATGGAAATACGCTTTCTCTGGGCTACAATCTTTTGTATGTGCATGCTTATTACTTAAGATGGCCGAGTCAGGGAGAAACAAATAAGGCCGATATCCCAAAACAATTGGCGCATGATGCGAATGCGGTGTACTCATTTGGTGCGGGAAAATATCATGTTGCCTTGGAATGTAGAAACCTAACGGATGAATTACTGTATGATAATTTTAGCTTACAAAAGCCAAGTAGGTCGTTCAACCTCAAATTGCGTTATTTTTTGAATAATCAATAA
- a CDS encoding DUF4374 domain-containing protein, whose amino-acid sequence MKIKYMYCLAALAVGGILASCSKRSNGPDDNDGNDGGRSKYVFLITSVGSGDESANYIVPVDDVTQGSISTTGTGAEADGYSFIAQHNKIFGLVWGGQGPITPYELNNEGKVVTAGSTINAVTALTYGKVDDDAFVFTSLTTSKAEPNATIMRYDAKNLVLAERNTIDISKVTGTDEVAVFTGVFQVDDDKLYLPYYSVPGVAGQNTKYKDSTWVAVVNYPELSVKTVIRDGRSSQSGFWFCQNSLKQIENGDVYLWSGAFGSKNPSAFMKIAKGTDSFDQEYFFNVEEKTEGAKIVRGTYIADGKFLIALEADNGTNDPERDGGGPARVKLAIADVLAQGITYIDGTPEYEAPWYDFPAFTEDDGHTVRFVLRESAEKYVVYTIDANTATATRGLEITGANVSSINKLTY is encoded by the coding sequence ATGAAAATTAAATACATGTATTGTTTAGCCGCATTAGCGGTAGGAGGTATCCTGGCATCCTGCTCGAAGAGAAGCAATGGCCCAGATGATAACGATGGAAATGATGGAGGCCGCTCCAAATATGTCTTTCTGATAACTTCGGTAGGTTCGGGAGACGAGTCTGCTAATTATATTGTACCGGTCGACGATGTTACGCAAGGATCTATTTCTACTACAGGTACCGGGGCCGAGGCAGATGGATATTCTTTTATCGCGCAGCACAATAAAATCTTTGGACTGGTTTGGGGAGGTCAGGGGCCTATAACACCATACGAACTAAATAATGAGGGTAAAGTGGTAACCGCAGGGAGCACCATTAATGCTGTTACCGCACTTACCTATGGTAAGGTAGACGACGATGCGTTTGTTTTTACTTCACTTACTACGAGTAAAGCTGAACCCAATGCTACTATTATGCGCTACGACGCAAAAAATCTAGTGCTTGCAGAACGGAACACGATTGATATTAGCAAAGTTACCGGTACGGATGAAGTTGCTGTATTTACAGGTGTTTTCCAGGTTGATGATGACAAATTATACTTACCTTATTATTCAGTGCCTGGTGTGGCCGGGCAAAATACCAAATATAAAGATAGTACTTGGGTGGCAGTGGTGAATTATCCCGAGCTTTCGGTGAAAACCGTGATTCGTGACGGGCGTTCTAGCCAAAGCGGATTTTGGTTTTGCCAAAATAGTTTAAAGCAAATTGAAAATGGCGATGTCTACCTATGGTCTGGCGCTTTTGGCTCGAAAAATCCTTCTGCGTTTATGAAAATTGCGAAAGGGACAGATTCTTTTGACCAAGAATACTTTTTTAATGTGGAAGAGAAAACCGAAGGAGCAAAGATTGTTCGCGGGACATATATTGCAGATGGTAAATTTTTGATAGCACTGGAAGCGGATAACGGAACGAATGATCCTGAACGCGACGGTGGCGGACCGGCAAGGGTGAAACTAGCGATAGCTGATGTACTTGCGCAAGGTATTACCTATATAGATGGAACGCCGGAGTATGAAGCGCCATGGTATGACTTTCCAGCCTTTACAGAGGATGATGGGCATACGGTACGATTTGTTTTACGTGAGTCTGCAGAAAAGTATGTAGTATACACCATCGATGCCAATACTGCCACAGCCACACGTGGATTGGAAATTACCGGTGCAAATGTCTCTTCAATTAATAAGTTAACCTATTAG
- a CDS encoding TetR/AcrR family transcriptional regulator produces the protein MIDTQEKIIESAILVFNDDLSAPLERVAEKASITRRTLHRYFKDRSELIALCGQHMRKRCSKAMAEALNSSEVPLEQLEQMLYAAVDCGVRYAFFHKLHSREGHQHRHENKDCAEYDAMYEQYERVIVKLQDEGTITKHTSVEWIFIFFTSVINATVQAETAGAVAKQHLKQFAWFSFSKGIGL, from the coding sequence ATGATAGATACACAAGAGAAAATTATAGAGTCGGCCATTTTGGTGTTTAACGACGATTTATCTGCTCCGCTGGAAAGGGTTGCTGAAAAAGCGTCGATTACCAGAAGAACACTTCATCGGTATTTTAAAGATAGGAGCGAGCTCATTGCTTTATGCGGGCAGCATATGCGGAAGAGATGTAGCAAAGCCATGGCCGAAGCGTTGAACAGCTCCGAAGTTCCGTTGGAGCAACTGGAGCAGATGTTATATGCAGCGGTAGATTGTGGTGTTAGGTATGCTTTTTTTCACAAACTGCATAGCAGAGAGGGGCACCAACATAGGCATGAGAATAAAGATTGTGCAGAATATGATGCTATGTATGAGCAGTATGAAAGGGTAATTGTCAAGTTGCAAGATGAAGGAACAATAACTAAGCATACCTCTGTTGAATGGATTTTTATTTTTTTTACCAGTGTGATAAATGCTACCGTTCAAGCAGAGACTGCAGGAGCTGTTGCTAAACAACATTTAAAGCAGTTTGCGTGGTTTTCTTTCAGTAAAGGAATTGGATTATAA
- a CDS encoding NAD(P)/FAD-dependent oxidoreductase, translating to METQNSYDVAIIGGSYAGLSAAMALGRAIRRALIVDSGSPCNRQTPHAHNFLTQDGQVPADIAALCKKQVLAYPTLQYTKDRVEMVKGENSSFYLETTSGRRMQAKKILFATGIRDQMPAIDGFADCWGITAIHCPYCHGYEYRNEPTGVIVNGDMALEKGRLIHNWTKKLTLFTNGTSTISTIHREQFASMGVEIIEQPVKKVEHKEGYINRVILVDGSSITLKVLYAHLPFEQHCKIPERLGCTINEVGHIAVDGFQKTNVPGIYAAGDNASPLRSLAMAVSTGAVAGAFINHELITEGY from the coding sequence ATGGAAACACAAAACAGTTATGATGTAGCGATCATAGGGGGAAGTTATGCTGGGTTATCCGCAGCGATGGCCTTGGGCAGAGCTATACGTAGAGCGCTTATTGTTGATAGTGGCAGCCCATGCAACCGCCAAACGCCACATGCACATAATTTCCTTACCCAAGATGGGCAAGTGCCGGCCGATATTGCTGCATTATGCAAAAAGCAGGTATTGGCTTACCCAACCTTACAGTATACAAAAGACCGCGTAGAAATGGTAAAAGGAGAGAATTCGTCTTTTTATTTGGAAACAACCTCAGGAAGGCGTATGCAAGCAAAAAAAATACTATTTGCAACGGGTATCAGGGATCAAATGCCCGCAATAGATGGTTTTGCAGATTGTTGGGGTATCACTGCTATTCACTGTCCTTATTGTCATGGTTATGAATATAGAAATGAACCGACTGGAGTGATTGTAAACGGCGATATGGCGTTAGAGAAAGGGCGGTTGATCCATAACTGGACAAAGAAATTAACCCTTTTTACTAATGGTACCTCTACTATTAGCACGATACATCGGGAGCAATTCGCGTCCATGGGTGTTGAGATTATTGAACAACCTGTAAAAAAGGTAGAGCATAAGGAAGGTTATATTAACCGGGTTATATTAGTAGATGGAAGCTCGATAACGCTCAAAGTACTTTATGCGCATTTACCTTTTGAACAACATTGTAAAATACCAGAACGTTTGGGCTGTACGATCAATGAAGTTGGACACATTGCGGTAGATGGCTTTCAGAAAACGAATGTGCCCGGTATTTATGCCGCAGGCGATAACGCTTCCCCGCTTAGGAGTTTGGCAATGGCGGTTTCAACAGGGGCAGTAGCGGGCGCATTTATCAACCATGAGCTGATAACAGAAGGGTATTAA
- a CDS encoding sulfatase, with product MHFFKPLQVTLLIVFTLNSWNAFSQAKDSKLNVLFIAVDDLNNDLGVYGNTYVKSPNIDNLAKRGVTFERAYTQFPLCSPSRSSLLTGHRPDVTGIYELQTHFRQNLPDVITLPQLFKNNQYFTARVGKIFHYGVPGQIGTNGLDDSISWNLRINPKGRDKTEESKVINLTPDRGLGSALAYHIAEGSDLEQTDGLVATEAIKLLQEKGDKPFFLAVGFYRPHSPYVAPKKYFDYYPTASIPLPEEKDNDLEDIPEAALFTKPAHWGLNEAQRREVLRAYYASISFMDAQVGRLIAALDSLNLSDNTVVVLWSDHGYNVGQHGQWMKQSLFENSARVPLIIAAPGVDPDKKTGRTVELLDIYPTLAELTGLSAPGDLEGKSLVPLLNNPSETWDKPAYTQVRRTDFFGRSVRTERWRYTEWDEGKAGVELYDHAVDPGEFNNLANDEKYQSTVKELAEILRKGYR from the coding sequence ATGCACTTCTTCAAGCCCCTGCAGGTAACGCTGCTAATAGTTTTTACTTTAAATTCGTGGAATGCCTTTTCCCAAGCGAAAGACAGTAAATTAAATGTGCTGTTTATAGCGGTAGACGATCTGAATAATGATCTAGGGGTTTATGGCAATACCTATGTTAAGTCACCAAATATTGATAATCTGGCAAAACGTGGTGTTACTTTTGAACGTGCCTATACGCAATTTCCACTCTGTAGCCCAAGCCGTTCTTCGTTGTTGACCGGGCATCGCCCGGATGTCACCGGTATCTACGAACTACAGACACATTTTCGCCAAAATTTACCGGATGTGATCACTTTACCTCAATTATTTAAGAATAACCAATATTTTACTGCTCGTGTAGGAAAGATTTTTCACTATGGCGTTCCCGGACAGATCGGAACAAATGGCCTGGATGATTCGATATCTTGGAATCTTCGGATTAATCCCAAAGGAAGAGATAAGACGGAAGAGTCAAAAGTGATTAACTTGACACCAGATAGAGGGCTGGGAAGTGCTCTTGCTTATCATATTGCCGAGGGAAGTGATTTGGAACAAACCGATGGCTTGGTGGCCACGGAAGCCATTAAGTTATTGCAAGAAAAAGGAGATAAGCCTTTCTTCCTCGCCGTTGGTTTTTATAGGCCGCATAGCCCATACGTTGCTCCTAAGAAGTATTTTGATTACTATCCGACGGCTTCTATCCCACTTCCTGAAGAAAAAGATAACGATTTGGAGGATATCCCAGAAGCTGCTTTGTTTACTAAACCGGCACATTGGGGTTTGAACGAAGCACAGCGTAGGGAGGTTTTACGAGCATATTATGCGTCTATATCGTTCATGGATGCGCAGGTAGGGCGATTAATAGCTGCTTTAGATAGTTTGAATTTGAGTGATAATACGGTCGTCGTACTGTGGAGTGATCATGGATATAACGTTGGTCAACATGGGCAGTGGATGAAGCAGAGCCTGTTTGAAAACTCCGCGCGAGTACCCTTAATAATAGCGGCACCTGGAGTTGATCCAGACAAGAAGACGGGGCGCACGGTTGAGCTGCTGGATATTTATCCTACATTAGCTGAGTTGACAGGCCTAAGCGCTCCTGGCGATTTGGAGGGCAAAAGCTTAGTGCCACTATTGAACAACCCGTCGGAAACGTGGGATAAGCCTGCTTATACCCAAGTGAGACGAACAGATTTTTTTGGGCGAAGTGTTCGGACTGAACGCTGGCGTTATACCGAATGGGATGAAGGAAAGGCCGGAGTGGAGCTGTACGATCATGCGGTAGATCCTGGTGAATTTAATAACCTGGCGAACGATGAAAAATATCAATCGACAGTAAAAGAACTGGCTGAAATCCTTCGGAAAGGTTATCGGTAA
- a CDS encoding class I SAM-dependent methyltransferase, with protein sequence MQINSTHRFSNRVDDYVKYRPSYPPTIISLLQEKYQLKNNSRIADIGSGTGISSALFLDAGYEVIGVEPNKEMRDRSVELLANYTKFEVKDGTAENTELEAHSIDVIVAGQAFHWFDRLKTKKEFQRILAASGKVILLWNERLTQTPFEKDYDELIVKHGIDYVSVDHRNIDEQKIQTFFEPGACAIEVLANWQIFDFEGLKGRLLSSSYMPSHHEAGYEEMVGDLRLLFDRYQQNGEIRINYETKLYIGSFR encoded by the coding sequence ATGCAAATAAATAGTACGCACAGATTTAGCAATAGGGTAGACGATTATGTCAAATATAGACCTTCTTATCCGCCTACGATTATTTCTTTATTGCAGGAGAAATACCAATTAAAAAATAACAGTCGCATAGCCGATATTGGGTCGGGCACCGGGATTTCGAGCGCGCTGTTTTTGGATGCTGGCTATGAAGTAATAGGAGTGGAACCTAATAAAGAAATGCGCGATAGATCAGTCGAGTTGCTGGCGAATTATACAAAGTTTGAGGTGAAGGATGGTACGGCCGAGAATACTGAATTGGAGGCACACAGCATAGATGTGATAGTTGCCGGTCAGGCTTTTCATTGGTTTGACCGCTTGAAGACAAAAAAGGAATTTCAGCGTATCCTAGCTGCCAGTGGGAAAGTCATCTTATTATGGAATGAGCGCTTGACGCAAACACCTTTTGAAAAGGATTATGATGAATTGATCGTTAAGCATGGAATCGATTACGTGAGCGTTGATCATAGAAATATTGATGAACAAAAAATCCAAACCTTTTTTGAACCTGGAGCTTGTGCCATCGAGGTGCTTGCCAATTGGCAAATATTCGATTTTGAAGGTTTGAAGGGACGTTTGCTATCGTCTTCATATATGCCTTCGCATCATGAGGCAGGATATGAAGAGATGGTCGGCGACTTACGGCTATTGTTTGACCGTTATCAACAAAACGGAGAAATACGGATTAATTACGAAACCAAACTTTATATCGGATCATTTCGCTAA
- a CDS encoding histidinol-phosphate transaminase gives MKHLSRLFSLVAALISSMAILQAQTTAKSIQLSLNENPFGPTKSVLEKIQEESQQIARYTAEEGQAFIASLAQYEGVDTDQIIPGELLAQLGIYLGIKGGAGGEFIYTVPGYPVLAEAAGSVGGKIIEVPLNEHLENDLDAIEAHITPQTQAVFLVNPHNPSGTVNDKDRFLQFLHRVSSRTLVIVDEAYLEYTDDFAGRTAVNNLKAGDQVIVFRTFAKMYGLAGLGMGYAVAPKTLAKFLREQGLGNPHELNRISIAAASAALKDQAFVSHVKHTVDVERQKWFELLEQLGLRYTSSQANFVFFDAKKPYQDTYRKFEEAGIHVSRSFAPYNTWIRITIGLPEENEKARNVLKAFLQ, from the coding sequence ATGAAACATCTATCGAGACTTTTTTCTTTAGTCGCTGCCCTGATCAGCTCCATGGCTATCCTTCAAGCACAAACGACGGCTAAAAGCATACAGCTTTCACTCAACGAAAATCCTTTCGGACCCACCAAAAGCGTACTGGAAAAAATTCAAGAGGAAAGTCAGCAAATTGCCCGTTACACAGCAGAAGAAGGGCAAGCTTTTATAGCATCCCTCGCCCAATACGAAGGAGTAGATACCGATCAGATTATTCCCGGCGAGTTATTAGCACAACTTGGCATTTATTTGGGGATAAAAGGAGGTGCCGGTGGTGAATTTATTTACACTGTTCCCGGATACCCGGTACTGGCAGAAGCCGCGGGCAGTGTTGGTGGCAAAATTATCGAAGTACCACTGAATGAGCATCTGGAAAATGACCTTGACGCCATCGAGGCACATATTACCCCGCAAACACAAGCCGTTTTTTTGGTTAACCCACACAACCCTTCTGGCACCGTTAATGATAAAGATCGTTTCCTCCAGTTTTTACACCGGGTATCTTCCCGAACGCTGGTTATAGTAGACGAAGCGTATTTGGAATATACAGATGATTTTGCCGGAAGAACTGCTGTAAACAACCTGAAAGCAGGCGACCAAGTAATTGTTTTCAGGACTTTTGCTAAAATGTATGGACTCGCGGGGCTAGGCATGGGCTATGCAGTAGCACCCAAAACACTTGCCAAATTCCTTCGTGAACAAGGATTGGGCAATCCTCATGAGCTCAACCGAATTTCCATTGCCGCGGCAAGCGCTGCGCTAAAAGATCAGGCCTTTGTTTCCCATGTCAAACATACCGTAGACGTCGAACGACAAAAATGGTTTGAATTACTGGAACAACTCGGACTTCGCTATACCTCTTCCCAAGCAAATTTTGTATTTTTCGACGCCAAAAAGCCTTATCAGGATACCTATCGCAAATTTGAGGAAGCAGGAATTCATGTCAGTCGTAGCTTCGCTCCCTACAATACCTGGATCCGGATAACCATTGGGCTGCCGGAGGAAAATGAAAAAGCAAGAAATGTGTTAAAAGCATTTCTTCAATAG
- a CDS encoding arylsulfatase — MKLIPAFAFSLLLTINFFLYAQPAPERPNIIFILADDLGYGDLGIYGQQLIQTPNIDQLGREGIIFTDFYAGAPVCSPSRSVLLTGLHTGHTTIRGNATIEGGIAGKKGKQTVYRANLLDTDYTIGNLLQDAGYTTALVGKWHVDGYDSLATPLHRGFDEFTGWLINQPETYASTYWPGKRYRNGELIAIEENASGSRNYYETHLCTDEAIDFLSRQQNTQQPFFLMVNYNNPHSPLDAPDHAIYKDKDWPEDMKIYAAMTHYLDQSVAKIKNHLIQNGLSENTLIIFCSDNGPRSEGTEQLTAVADFFDSNGDLRGYKRDLYEGGIRVPFIVWAPGITRHPNKNTTPAYFADIMPTLGEIAGASNAYQTDGISIYPAIKGSPQAKKRFLYWEFFERGFEQAVRYGKWKAIKRANKLALYDLEKDIAEQTDLAAKYPEVLEEINSYLANCRTESPFWPTKSIPIN, encoded by the coding sequence ATGAAACTCATTCCAGCATTCGCCTTTAGCCTACTTTTAACCATTAACTTTTTTTTGTATGCTCAACCTGCTCCTGAACGGCCCAATATTATCTTCATCTTGGCAGATGATCTAGGGTATGGAGATTTGGGTATATATGGACAGCAACTCATCCAAACGCCCAACATTGATCAACTCGGGCGGGAGGGTATTATTTTCACTGACTTTTATGCAGGCGCCCCCGTTTGCTCCCCTTCGAGAAGTGTACTACTTACCGGGCTCCATACCGGGCATACTACAATTCGGGGAAACGCAACCATAGAAGGAGGCATCGCGGGCAAAAAAGGTAAGCAAACCGTTTACCGTGCCAACTTACTTGACACCGACTATACCATCGGTAACCTTCTACAAGACGCTGGGTATACGACCGCTTTGGTCGGGAAATGGCATGTAGATGGTTATGATTCCCTGGCTACTCCATTACATCGGGGATTTGATGAATTTACGGGATGGCTGATTAACCAGCCCGAAACTTATGCCAGCACCTATTGGCCTGGAAAACGTTATAGAAACGGTGAATTAATAGCTATTGAAGAAAACGCTTCAGGTTCCAGAAACTATTATGAAACTCATCTTTGTACAGATGAAGCGATTGATTTTTTGTCGAGGCAACAAAATACTCAACAACCGTTCTTTCTAATGGTGAACTACAACAACCCCCATTCACCGCTGGACGCACCCGATCACGCCATTTATAAAGATAAAGATTGGCCAGAAGATATGAAGATTTATGCCGCGATGACGCATTATCTTGATCAGTCAGTAGCCAAAATCAAAAATCACCTCATTCAAAATGGCTTATCAGAAAACACCCTTATTATTTTCTGTTCGGATAACGGGCCAAGGTCTGAAGGTACTGAGCAATTAACTGCAGTGGCTGATTTTTTCGACTCCAATGGTGACCTTAGGGGATACAAGCGCGACCTGTATGAAGGAGGAATCCGTGTACCATTTATTGTATGGGCACCGGGTATTACCCGCCATCCTAATAAGAACACAACCCCCGCCTATTTCGCCGATATCATGCCCACTTTAGGGGAAATTGCGGGTGCATCAAACGCCTATCAAACAGATGGCATCAGTATTTATCCCGCTATCAAGGGCAGTCCTCAAGCTAAAAAGAGATTTTTATACTGGGAGTTTTTCGAAAGAGGTTTTGAACAAGCCGTGCGCTATGGTAAATGGAAAGCTATCAAACGTGCTAATAAACTAGCGCTTTATGACCTGGAAAAGGATATAGCAGAGCAGACAGACCTTGCTGCTAAATATCCCGAAGTATTAGAGGAAATCAATAGCTATTTGGCAAATTGTCGAACTGAATCACCTTTTTGGCCTACTAAATCAATACCTATCAACTAA